From the genome of Perognathus longimembris pacificus isolate PPM17 chromosome 19, ASM2315922v1, whole genome shotgun sequence:
CCTCCATCATTaaaatctattttgttttatatataaaggTTTTATAAGCCATATCCCAGAGGCAAAATTCTTATATTCAGTTCATTTGAATTCCAAACATTGATGAACCATGCTACCATACTCCAGCACTGCACATGGAAGCTCAGCTTTTTAATATGAGTCCACTAATATAATTAAACAGTTGCAATTTAAACAAAAGTGCTTTTCATTACCCAAGTTAATAAGGCTTAAAGAAGTACTTGAAAAAAGCATGTGtctaaatatatacaaattaaaatatcTTTCAAGTGAAGGAAAAATCAGATAGAATCTACCAGTTTTTACAATAGTTTGTTACATGCTTTCAAAATATACTGACTCTGCCATGCATGGAATTGCCATTAATGCTAATAACTTATTTCTCTGTGTATATATGGAAACACATCTATTCATTTCTAGTTATCATTTTCACTAGATTAAAAATATCTGTAATATTAAAAAGGATTGAATCCAACTGGAATGATTCACATTCTATTTTACTCCTCCTCCACACCTTCTTCCTCCTGTCCTTGTGACTAGACAACCACTATAACTTTTAGAACTTAGTTCAGTCACTTTGGGATTTAAGCAGAAGCTAAACATGCAAGTGATACAAATGAATGCGTGagactaggaaggaaggaaggcaaatgtaatgtttattttttacttcacTATGATCAAATTCTTGCTGCTAACAACCTACAGGACGGAATTCAGAGAGCTCAGTTCATGGACTTGGTCTGTGTGCTTAGCTCACATCTCATGGCAGTGCGAATGTGTGACCCCAATGTGTGTCGAAAGCTGATGACACCATGACATCCTGGAAGCAAACAGCAAGACAAGATGGGGAAAAGGACAAGATACTCCATTCCTCCAACTATGCTCCATGTGGTAACATTTCTAGAATCTTCTAAAGTAGCACTGGGCTGTGAGGGCCAACCCACTGGAACTGGTGTAGGGTATTTTCTATTCAGTCCATTGCAGTGGGCCATGCTTTTGCTGGCCAAGGCTTAcatgctttctttgcttttctcaatctctatACTGAATGTAATGTAAGAATATTCCTTGCAACTACGTTTCTCAGCCTGTTCTGCAACTGGCTTCTAGCTCATTTGATTAATAAGAGACTGGAAGGCCAGAGGAACAAGAATATAGACTATTTATTTCATCTCCTTTCTTTCATATTCAAATACATAATAAAGTCATCAGCATCTCTAAGCTCAAAATGCTGGCAGCATTGTCATTATGATTCTAAGTCTGTGAGAAGATCACAGCTCTGAACTCTAGTAACCCCACCGCTTAGCCCATCCCTCTAGCCACTGGGGTAGCAGTGGATTTCTGCCACTAGTTGCCTATCATTTGTATACCCAAAGATCTCCATTAGATTCTCACATTTGAAGTCCTAAAATGGAGTTTGCATTTCTGACTGAACCaggacacagaaaggaaaagtgCAAAGGGGAGAAACAAGAATGAATCAGTGGTTTACTTTGCTAAGGCAATCAGGGCTCCTGTCATAATGACTGtggaaagaagcagaggaaatAAAGCAAGGCCGGTGTATGAAAACTTATTGAGCACCTTTGGCTTGCATGTACTTTGTTACTATTATTTTCCTCTTTACAGATGAAGAATCTGCAATTTCTAGAGATAGATTTTTAACCAATGATTACATGGCTGAACAGGAATTTGGATTCAGTATTGATGTAAACACTTTTTCCCTGCAGCACCCTTCCTCCCTAGCAGACATGAGGGTACTTATATTAAGCAATAACTCTTTAAGGGCAATGACTGTACCAAGTTAGCAGACAGTTTATCTGCAAACACTTGTTTATCTTTAGaaattttctcttcccctcccccacccccatcaatcTCTCATCTGTACTCTTCGAGGGTTTGTGATGACTACTGGAGAAACATCCTTGGGATCACGTGACCAGTAAAGACACACATTATTTGGAGTTGTTTTTATAAAATTCAGGGACACTGTTTGTAAAGGTAATTTATTTGGGAATATTTTACTCTTTTTCCTTCATGGCAAATATTTATCAACACTGTTTCATTTTTATGGAGATGTCATCTGTACTTTTTATAAAATGCTTTTGGGTAGAAGGGACAAAAAAATTCATTCTTATTGTGTTATCAAAAAACCTGAGCTCCCAAATCTTGCTCTCTCAAGAGACATGCAGAGCCAAATGTTCTCTAGAACTGCTTGAGCAACTTCTCATGTTTCTAATTCATAAAGTCCTGATCTCACTGTATTTCCCTGCATATCAGGCAGACTCTTCCTTCCATGGTCCTTATTTTAGTTGGCAGCTGAAATGCAGTGTGCCACCTTTCTCTCATTGATTACACCAGCCAGTCATGCTACATCCTGCCCTCTTTCTTAGTCTCTAAATTCTGTTCGCTTTGCTAATCTAACTTTATTTATTCACctattcaatattttattgttcCTGGACTTAACAGTTGCAAGAATACTATAATGAACCATGGGAGCCAAAGGAGATACTAATCCTTCATTTGCCACCTTTTATTAAGTCTCTGATTCTTTTACAGGTGGATCGCAAATTAATTTCTCTACTGTTTGGGTTTTCTCCATCTTCTTTATCCTGCTTACCAATGGCCTCAGAAGGAATTTTACAGATCCAAATCTACTGCTCGACTTTCCTCCTTAAAATCTTCTGGTAGCTCTACTCAGCCTTCAGGACGGCTCCAGCCTCAAAGCCTTGGGGTACATAAGTGTCACATCACATCTGTCTCTTCCAGATGTACCTGCTCGACTTCAGAACTAGGCCACCACTTCTACTCTGAAATCTTTCATCTGTAGACTTCTGGACAGGATATCCTCATGGCTTCAAACGCTCTTCACCATCTCGTTTTTCTGTCTAACCTCCACTGATTATTTCACCCTCAATACAACAAATGTCCTTTTCTGGAATTGATTCTCTGAGTCTACCCAGTGCATAGGGCTCTTCCCACCTGATTCCACACCACTCCATCATTATATCACAGCAAAGTCACTGTCTCCTTCATTCGGTAGAGACTTCCCAGAGGCCAAATAGGTTCAGGCTTTCTCTGTTCTCCACTGCCAGTCCCTACAGCGTGGAACATAGGAGATAACTGGGACATACAGGGATGGATAAACATAATTTGGGGGTTCATACATTTTTTATCTTTGATAAACATCTTTTAACACCTGAAAGTGATAGTCTTAGGTTGTGAAATTCAAAAGGAGAGAACATAATTCACTATTTGCAATCAACTGTCTCTTCTCTGTTCAGAAAACTTAAGTAGTCTACTTTTACAAACCAAACTGGAGAATTTTGGCCAAAAGTTTCATGGCTTGGGAAataatccattttttttaaatgatcaaactTGGTTTTTGCTAAAGTGTATCAAATTGCCtgtaataattttagaaaatttttaAGTATACAACTACTATTGCTCATCAGGATCACGCTGAGAGCACAGCTTGACACTAAAGGCCTTTTCCTTCCACCGGATGGTATCTTTTTTGTAGGGGAATTACACCTGAACAAAAAGACTATTTGCATGTGATGCAGGTCACTGAGTTCAGAGTAACAGGATGAGCAACTTTTCTTCACATGGGACAAAAATTAAATCTCCCCCAAAGTGAAAACTAGTTCGATTTGCCTCTTGGATCACTTAGTACTTCAGAAGATGAGTCCCATCGCTTGGTTCTCATATGTCGCTCACCCACGATGCACCTGAAGGAAAATGAGGTGACTTATTTACAAAGCATTTCCCACTACTGAATTATGTACGAAGACTGCCAGCGGCACTGCAAGTGTTTAGGCAGGTTTAAGCTGAGTAATACATTCAAGTGGTGTGTGTATCTTGATGAATAAAGTTTTGCCCATATTAAGACAAACTTCCTGTACCTATTGACAGTTACTAACAAAGGCCTGTTTACATAGGAAACTTGACTTTGGGGCTCTAAGTTTCATGAGTTTTGAAGaaactgttcaaagagaaattaGCTTGGGGATTTAACAACAGGCTAGTCAGTAGGTTCTACGAAGGGGGGTATTTTTGTTAGACTCTTCTCAACCTAAATTCACTCAGAAGGTTCATAATTTGATATCACAGACCATCTTCATGCATAGTATTAGACAGAACATTTAACATTTGAATTTGCTTCCATACCCAATGCCATTCCAAATATCTATGATGAAAGAATGTGATGATACTGATGCTACATTAAAGTAAAGACAGGAGACCACTCTTTCTGCCTTTTCATACTCTTTATTGCCAACAGTTTTAAATGGTcaacataaaaaaaagaacatttgataataaatactgCTCTTTGGGctgtaataaataaaaagtttattaACAAGGAATGCACTTTTCCAGCCACAAGtatattcaaaaaataaacaaaaaaaaattatatatggcCATAGTTCACAGTTAAGCAGCCAAAAGCTGCTCCAATTACAGCCTTAAAACAACATGGgagcttcctcccttctccctccccttcaggAAGTATATTCACAGTTCCAAGTCCTCTGGCTGAAATGCTCTCAACAGAGAGAAGTTAAGAGTCAATGCACCTTTCTGGCAAAATTATCAGAAAAccattaaaagacaaaaacaaaaacaggtatcTCAAGGAAAACTGCATTCTGGTTCCCTCTTGGTTTGTCCAAAGTCAAGGAAAGTATGCCTCAGCCTGATTGGTTCCACTCAGTTCAGCAGGCCACAGAGGAATTGTTTTCGTACCAACACCTGTCCATCTTCGACATGCTCTACGGCTCTCTACTGGCTTCCCTGTCGATCTCACAGTGGAAAAGAGGAATCCCATAGGGTCCATTCACAAAGTCCTTCAGTTACATCTCTGTAAGAGCATGTTCAGGGCGTATTCCATTCGGTTTTTCAGTTCTAGGGAACAGCCGGACATCAGCAGAGTCGTCAGTCTGAAAGTTGTAGATATCCTATCCTCATTGATATAAGTGAGAAGATATTCTTCATTCTGGCTACAGATGATTATTTTCGTATGATCATGGTAGAAATTCACCTTCAAAAAATAAACACGGATGTTAGAATTTTTAACATATTCAAGAATTAAGAAAGtttaggcaaaaaaaattaaactagcttgctaaaaattatttttttttttaaggaaacatgCACTTCCATGAAGGGTTCAGTTACCTGAAAGGTGCCATCATTGAACAACATCATTAAGGCCTTATCAGATTTTAGCCACTGAAGGAGGTAGAGCCGAGGTCTTCGAATATCAGTCACACTAGGGAGGTCGCCACCCTGGAAAAGATGAGGAGAAGGAGTTAGTACCTCTGAAGAAGGGGCAGTTTGTGCTCTTTTCTTCTCTGCAAACACTTGTCTAGCTTAAGCAAGCATCAGAACAGCCTGAGGATTCCTGCCACCACCTCCCCTAGATCTATTGACTGTGACTCTAGATCTAGAACAGGCCATGAGACAGGAGATGCTGCACTTGTCACTGGCATGTTGATGCTGCTCACCATGGAGCGCCTCAACCATCCCTGTTGTAAAGCCTCAGTACTTACATCCATGAGGTTCTCCTCCATGTAGTGAGAAAAATATTTCAGCACCGTCACTTGACTAATGAATTGTTCAGGGGCATCTGTGGCTGGAAAAACAGAACACTGGCCAAGCTCTGCGTAATAGTGAACtgtcctaaaaaaaaatcaagaatgatagggagagaaaaagaaagaaaaagtaaagcagTTAGTGACTGTCTTTGGATTTCTTTAGCATAAGCCAAGAAAACGGGCAGATTTCATTCATGAGACACACTTACTTTTTGTCTGGGAGAAGGCTCATGTGAGCACCGTTGTTGAAAAGGACTCCAACTGTGTGATCTGAGAGCTGGTAGCCAAAGCCATATTTGTTAGAGTAATCGACCCACTTGGTGACCCACTGAAAGGAAGTGCTCAGCTGCTCTTTGGGAATGCAGTCAGCCTCCGGCATGTTCTCCAGACACCCCCTGAGGACTCTGGCCACGGTGTCTGCAACACTTCCCATGGTGCTGTCTTCCAGGCCTGAAAAATCAGGGCGAGATGTCAAAAAACAGCTGACAACTGAGCCTCAGGCCCTGGTAGATGCTACTTCTCCCTCTAGTAACTTAAAAGACAGGGAGCTCAGGGTTAATCTGTGGTTTGTTGTCCCCTTCTTGCCCCTCCCCAGTtcctttaattttgtttctcctaTGTCAAATTAAGCTGAGGAATAAATTGGCTTTGGATCCTTTGGTGTATCTGGCTCTCCTCTAAAGAGTTTTAGGATTAAAGCGGGATTACAAAGCACTTACActcactgctgctgctgcagctgccGAGGGTTCCTCTGACTATCATCCGAATCGCATCCCCAATCTGCTGCTTGTTTTCTCCCACCGAGGTTCCAGATCTGGCAACTGTAGTGCTTGGTGGCTGGAGCTCCTAAAGGCAGAGGAGAGTCATGCAGTGAGCCAACTATCCAAACCCATTTCAGGCTAATAGTCCCGGTGAAGATGAGGTGGTGGCAACTGCATGTAAAGCTTATCAAAAGACAGTGGATTTGCATTAGGGAAAAGATAGCGCAGCAAATATATTTGGTTCTTTCTCAACATACCTCATCTGTCCTGTGTTTGACGGGTTGCTGAGTTATTGAAGTCTTCTTCAAATCATGCCTAAGCTTGTAAATGTCTTCATCTTCTTTAGATACTTTATCTGCAAATCAAGTGAAAGAACTATATTAGCCTACTTCAacaaggaaggatgagagcaagtcATATTTCTTCCATGTGCATTATTAGGTAGTTTATGAGCAACCATGAGCAATGGTTTTTATCATTCCTATCAATCACACTTTATTGTTTATCAAACCAAAAAGGCTATCTGGTACAGTTCTAGGTGAGTTGTTATGATGCTATAAATGTCAAAGGTATATAGTATACAAAATACTGTCTAAATGATGCTCACATGAGAAAGCCTCAACTAACTTAACAAATTTTAACATAATACTGGACACAACAAAAAGAGGTAGTGCTGTTGTAACTTACTGTGTGTGTCAATATATCttgatttgtcttttttgccACCAAAAAGAGCAGCAGCCGCTTTCTTAAAGAAATTCTTGGCTGGACTTGATAAGTGGAAATCTGGAACTGTATGGCAACAGCTAGAAGAAAGTCTGTCTGGAGTGAAGCCCTGTGGAGCAATCAGAAAAGACCTTCAGTAACCTGTTAGGGTAACTGAGATCGATAGCTTGCAATAAAATACACAAAGGAGAATGCACCAACCTGCAAGAAGAAGTCATGCCTGATGATGTCATCCAAACTGGGGCGGTCCTCCGGGTTTTTGGACAACATGCTAGCTATTAAGTGCTTAGCAGGAGCCAGCAGGGAAGATGGCATGGTGTACCTTGCTTCTCTTATGCACCTGTAAGTTTCCTTCAGATTTGTAGTTTCAAATGGAGGCCTTCCCAGTAACATGGTATACCTGGGTACaaagaaaccattttttttttaggaattgtCACAAAGGAATTCATTTGTtagtattaaaatttaaataaaatttgcattttaGCAATTTGCTGTATGTCCACTTACATTACACAGCCTAAGGCCCAAATGTCTGATTCACAGCCATGACCTTGCTTGTTGAGGACTTCAGGAGAGAGATAATTTGGGGTACCACATATTGTCCTGGAAAGATAATAACAAGATCTCATAAGTAAcaatttcattttgttcatttatttttctctggctGTGACTCACTGAGAAATAAAACCTTAGAAGTATGGCTTTAAGCTTCTTATGTGGAAGCATTTGACTTAGGGTATTTGACTGATTTTTTGATACTTCTTTTTTAAACTCATACATGATTTCTTCAGCTCAAACCAGCAAGTGTTTGAAGCCATTGAGACTAACAGTGTCATGGCATTTTTCTGTTACAAGAAAATGTAAGACTTTTCCAACGACTTTAATAATCAGTTTATGGTATAAGATACCCTATCTACTCCATGTTGAATTTTAATAGCTGTTCCTTTTCATTAACATTGCTGTTTATAGATTTTAGTGTCAAGGACTATATCTTTGTAACTCTTACCTCCTTCGGTGTTCCAAAGGTTCCAGTCTGGCTGCCAAACCAAAATCTCCAACTTTCAGTTCCATGGCTTCATTAATGAAAAAGTTCCCTAGACAATAAGCAAAATAGAACGTGAGTTCCCTTGGACAGGTGTTTTGATCTAATATGCATTCATCCACATGAAGAGCAGGCAGCCAGTTATTCTGATAACGTCACCCATTCAAAAGAAGCAGGACTTCATGGGCTGGATTACACATAAGAATGCATTTGGCAggtaaaaagggaaag
Proteins encoded in this window:
- the Plk2 gene encoding serine/threonine-protein kinase PLK2; translated protein: MELLRTITYQPAASTKMCEQAMGKSCGGESKKKRPQQPPEEPQPPAPAPPAGAHHHHHHHHSHSGAEVSRIIVDPTTGKRYCRGKVLGKGGFAKCYEMTDLTNNKVYAAKIIPHSRVAKPHQREKIDKEIELHRILHHKHVVQFYHYFEDKENIYILLEYCSRRSMAHILKARKVLTEPEVRYYLRQIVSGLKYLHEQEILHRDLKLGNFFINEAMELKVGDFGLAARLEPLEHRRRTICGTPNYLSPEVLNKQGHGCESDIWALGCVMYTMLLGRPPFETTNLKETYRCIREARYTMPSSLLAPAKHLIASMLSKNPEDRPSLDDIIRHDFFLQGFTPDRLSSSCCHTVPDFHLSSPAKNFFKKAAAALFGGKKDKSRYIDTHNKVSKEDEDIYKLRHDLKKTSITQQPVKHRTDEELQPPSTTVARSGTSVGENKQQIGDAIRMIVRGTLGSCSSSSECLEDSTMGSVADTVARVLRGCLENMPEADCIPKEQLSTSFQWVTKWVDYSNKYGFGYQLSDHTVGVLFNNGAHMSLLPDKKTVHYYAELGQCSVFPATDAPEQFISQVTVLKYFSHYMEENLMDGGDLPSVTDIRRPRLYLLQWLKSDKALMMLFNDGTFQVNFYHDHTKIIICSQNEEYLLTYINEDRISTTFRLTTLLMSGCSLELKNRMEYALNMLLQRCN